A stretch of Hydractinia symbiolongicarpus strain clone_291-10 chromosome 9, HSymV2.1, whole genome shotgun sequence DNA encodes these proteins:
- the LOC130656427 gene encoding histone H1-delta-like — protein sequence MSEAASPKKIAPKKKPAAKKTADHPKYVDMIKAAIATLKERGGSSRQAITKYIHANYKVAENSDHHLKMALKRGATSGDLIQTKGTGASGSFKLGQVKKEKPKKKAAAKKPTAKKPTAKKSTPKKKPAKKSTPKKAAKKPATKKASAKKPAAKKPTKKPVAKKPAAKKVKKTPKKAAKKTAKK from the coding sequence atgagtgaagcagcttctccaaagaaaatcgcacccaagaagaaacctgctgcaaagaagacagctgatcaccctaaatatgtggacatgatcaaggctgctatcgctaccctaaaggaacgcggtggttcatctcgccaagctattacaaaatatattcatgcaaattacaaagttgctgaaaactcagatcatcatctgaaaatggctcttaaacgaggagcaacatcaggcgatttgattcaaactaaaggcactggtgcttctggatcattcaagctaggtcaggtaaaaaaagaaaaacctaagaaaaaggccgcagcaaaaaagccaacggcaaagaagcctactgcaaagaaaagtacaccaaaaaagaagccagcaaagaagagcacgccaaagaaagcagcaaagaagcctgccacaaagaaagcctcggctaagaaaccagcagctaagaaacccacaaagaagcctgttgctaaaaaacctgcagcaaagaaggtcaaaaagactcccaaaaaggcagcaaagaagaccgcaaaaaaataa